One genomic window of Micropterus dolomieu isolate WLL.071019.BEF.003 ecotype Adirondacks linkage group LG14, ASM2129224v1, whole genome shotgun sequence includes the following:
- the LOC123982681 gene encoding charged multivesicular body protein 6-like — MGNLFGKKKHSRVTEQDKAVLQLKQQRDKLRQYQKRINLRLEKERFLAKQLLKDGKKDKALLLLKKKRYQDQLLDKTENQIGNLERMVQDLEFAQIERKVIDGLKIGNECLKKMHEVMSVEEVERIMDETQDAIEYQRQIDEMLAGSLTQEDEDAVLAELEAITQGDVELPEVPAEELPEVPEPTEEKPERDRPRKKPERELLAA, encoded by the exons ATGGGAAATCTTTttggaaaaaagaaacacagccGAGTGACAGAACAAGACAAGGCTGTTTTG CAACTGAAACAGCAAAGAGATAAGCTGAGGCAGTATCAGAAGAGGATCAACCTGCGGCTGGAGAAGGAGAGATTTTTAGCTAAGCAGCTGCTGAAAGATGGTAAAAAAGA TAAAGCACTCCTCCTGCTGAAAAAGAAGCGCTACCAGGATCAACTCCTAGACAAGACGGAGAACCAGATAGGCAACCTGGAGCGCATG GTGCAAGACCTGGAGTTTGCCCAGATTGAAAGGAAAGTCATTGATGGGTTGAAAATTGGAAACGAATGTCTGAAGAAAATGCACGAG GTGATGTCCGTTGAAGAAGTCGAACGGATTATGGATGAAACCCAAGATGCAATTGAGTACCAAAGG CAAATAGACGAGATGCTGGCTGGCTCCTTAACACAAGAAGATGAAGATGCTGTACTGGCTGAGCTGGAGGCCATAACTCAG ggagACGTTGAGCTTCCTGAGGTTCCTGCAGAGGAGCTGCCGGAAGTCCCGGAGCCCACAGAGGAGAAACCAG agaGGGATCGTCCCAGAAAGAAGCCAGAGCGAGAGCTGCTCGCTGCGTAG